The Brassica napus cultivar Da-Ae chromosome C7, Da-Ae, whole genome shotgun sequence genome has a segment encoding these proteins:
- the LOC111212367 gene encoding B3 domain-containing protein REM7 encodes MNCLNSMANPPLESPTNPHFFQPLLPGFDTHLTIPVAFFSKHIEGKNEQRKAKLRSHASDKTWKVTIDGRRFTRGWKDFATAHDLRIGDVIIFRHEGDMVFNVTPFGPSCCEIHYEQSHLIKEEEFDNNDDDNENHCRTKSSFSFDYCFVAQVTASNLRLDTLDLPMEAESSNALNKRCHEMIVVNKEGNSWTVSLRFRESSGSYYIRGGWRRFCRDNRRKIGDLMVFNLVGDGKTSPMICICPEEECSELVRKAKRRSKWVASSSSRRNRFVTISLTRYNFRSSKLILPATFMKINGIKRQNEIILMDKHGVRWVTKLVKDGSKYGKRGLGKGWKDFCEANDVLKIGQPFLLELVWEDTLPVLKFCS; translated from the exons atgAATTGTTTGAATTCAATGGCGAATCCACCACTTGAGTCTCCGACCAATCCACATTTCTTCCAGCCACTTCTTCCCGGTTTCGACACTCACCtc ACAATACCAGTTGCCTTCTTCTCAAAGCACATAGAAGGAAAAAACGAGCAGAGAAAAGCTAAACTGAGATCACACGCTTCAGATAAAACTTGGAAAGTGACAATAGATGGTCGGAGATTCACCAGAGGCTGGAAAGACTTTGCCACAGCACATGACCTTCGAATCGGCGACGTCATTATTTTCAGACACGAAGGAGATATGGTGTTTAACGTCACTCCTTTCGGTCCTAGCTGTTGTGAGATTCACTATGAACAATCTCACCTCATCAAGGAAGAAGAGTTTGACAACAATGATGATGACAATGAGAATCATTGTAGAACAAAGTCCTCTTTCTCATTTGATTACTGTTTTGTAGCACAAGTCACTGCTTCAAATCTAAGACTAGACACACTT GACCTTCCTATGGAAGCTGAGAGTTCGAATGCTCTGAACAAAAGATGCCACGAGATGATAGTAGTGAACAAAGAGGGAAACTCGTGGACTGTGAGTTTGAGATTTAGGGAATCAAGCGGAAGTTATTACATCAGAGGAGGCTGGAGAAGATTCTGCCGTGATAACAGACGAAAAATAGGAGATTTAATGGTGTTTAATCTGGTGGGAGACGGCAAGACTTCTCCCATGATATGTATATGTCCTGAAGAAGAGTGTTCAGAACTAGTGAGGAAGGCAAAGAGGCGTTCTAAATGGGtagcttcatcatcttcaaggAGAAACCGTTTTGTCACAATCTCTCTCACACGTTACAACTTCAGAAGCTCCAAACTT ATTCTTCCAGCAACTTTCATGAAGATCAACGGTATCAAGAGGCAGAATGAGATAATCCTTATGGACAAACATGGTGTGAGGTGGGTAACGAAGCTGGTGAAGGATGGATCAAAATATGGAAAAAGAGGATTAGGAAAAGGATGGAAAGATTTCTGTGAGGCTAATGATGTATTGAAGATTGGCCAGCCTTTTCTGTTGGAGTTGGTTTGGGAAGACACACTTCCTGTTCTTAAGTTTTGTTCTTAG